From Chryseobacterium sp. IHB B 17019, one genomic window encodes:
- a CDS encoding trigger factor: MKVTAQNHDDVSALLTVTLEKSDYKEKVEKQLINYAKNAQVPGFRKGKVPLSMVRKQYEAGIAFEEINKQVSDALNSYVNDNKLRLVGQPVPQPVNEFDYNADQLEVAFEVGYEPEFTIDLAKYEAPHYKVEASEKEINKSIENMQKRFAEQVPQDKITKDSYIALEISQVVEENAEGEHHHHPKNVTITAENKEAFKLVKSLKMDGTVRVSKETLAGDEELAKELGFSKEEAEHLHHNEVEVKVKDFYSLNLAELNQELFDKVYGEGNIKSEEELKEKVKSELDEYFQQNADVHFVNKVLEQVSEKEEVKLPEEFLVKWLVFSNQNIQSEAQAKEILEAEKNQLKYQIIEGKLMTDNEIQLDYADVLAQAEQLVRNQLAIYGIHHLGDEEIQKYAVEMLKDQEQVRQISSEVAMTKLKDVILEKATKKETKISHDEFLEELKK; the protein is encoded by the coding sequence ATGAAGGTTACCGCACAAAACCATGATGATGTAAGTGCATTGCTTACAGTGACATTGGAGAAATCTGACTATAAAGAAAAAGTTGAGAAACAATTGATTAATTATGCTAAAAATGCGCAAGTTCCTGGTTTCAGAAAAGGAAAAGTGCCTTTAAGTATGGTTAGAAAGCAATATGAAGCAGGTATTGCATTCGAAGAAATCAACAAACAGGTTTCTGATGCTTTGAACAGCTATGTTAATGACAACAAATTAAGATTAGTTGGTCAGCCAGTTCCTCAGCCTGTAAACGAATTCGATTACAACGCTGATCAATTGGAAGTTGCTTTTGAAGTAGGATACGAGCCTGAATTCACAATAGATCTTGCTAAATATGAAGCGCCTCACTACAAAGTAGAAGCTTCTGAAAAAGAAATCAACAAGAGCATTGAAAACATGCAGAAGCGTTTCGCTGAGCAGGTTCCTCAAGATAAAATCACTAAAGATTCTTACATCGCTTTAGAAATTTCTCAGGTTGTAGAAGAAAATGCAGAAGGAGAGCATCACCACCATCCAAAGAACGTTACCATTACTGCTGAAAACAAAGAAGCTTTCAAATTGGTAAAATCTTTGAAAATGGACGGTACTGTAAGAGTATCCAAAGAAACTCTTGCCGGTGATGAAGAACTAGCTAAAGAATTAGGATTCTCTAAAGAAGAAGCTGAGCATTTACACCACAATGAAGTTGAGGTAAAAGTAAAAGATTTCTATTCTTTGAACTTGGCTGAGCTTAACCAGGAACTTTTTGATAAAGTATATGGTGAAGGAAACATCAAGTCTGAAGAAGAATTGAAGGAAAAAGTAAAATCTGAATTGGATGAATACTTCCAGCAAAATGCTGATGTTCACTTTGTGAATAAAGTATTGGAGCAGGTTTCTGAAAAAGAAGAAGTAAAACTTCCTGAAGAATTTTTGGTAAAATGGTTGGTATTCTCAAACCAAAATATCCAGTCTGAAGCTCAGGCTAAGGAAATCCTTGAAGCTGAGAAAAACCAATTGAAATACCAGATCATCGAAGGAAAATTGATGACGGACAACGAAATCCAGTTGGATTATGCAGATGTTTTGGCGCAGGCTGAGCAGTTGGTGAGAAACCAATTGGCGATCTACGGAATCCACCACTTAGGTGATGAGGAAATCCAGAAATATGCTGTTGAAATGTTGAAAGACCAGGAGCAGGTAAGACAAATTTCTTCTGAAGTTGCCATGACGAAGCTTAAAGATGTTATTCTTGAAAAAGCAACTAAAAAAGAGACTAAAATTTCTCACGACGAATTTTTAGAAGAACTTAAAAAATAA
- a CDS encoding TonB-dependent receptor, translated as MKLIYSLMLILCGFVFTNAQRTYTVEGIVQDFHDKTMLENAVVKIGEFSSKTGKDGKFSFNKIPAGKYILIAKHPDCNDYTENVGVTQDLHLTITLEHHIQDIETVTIHGSHKSNGSLVIKTLDKSEIERNSTDNLGNLLSKISGVSTLKTGNNISKPIIHGLYGSRIAILNNGVKLAEQEWGVEHAPNVDINNFQHIDVIKGASALKYGSDAIGGVVVMESEIFPKKDTIKGSVNLSGISNGRGLGVDVDIAKVWKNGWAVKSGGSIKKLGDQHAPDYNLMNTGMDFSSFNFTVQNNTYERGISFDYYLTNQNIGIYRGSHVGNNEDFYNAITSSIPVYTGNFSYDINNPRQVIEHHIAKVSAFKRFENIGKLSATYSYQYNHRQEYDIRRGDLADTPSLDLELMTHQFNINDLLERGKWSLETGIDASFQNNYSDPATKARRLIPNYDKYSAGIYSVFKYKISHNFNVEAGARYDFNRYDVTKWYDKNDWERLYADAYPQFYVRDKENRTLTRPKLNYGNISFNAGLEYRPNANFDIKFNYAKVGRTPNIAELFSDGLHHSAAVIEIGDLGLKNEQGHQFNLTVDTKFNVLKGLNISVNPYFFMTKNFINEVPTGVQNTIRGVFPVWSYQQIDAKMYGVDLDVNWKLTDDLTYVGRGSYVYGQDDTHNVPLILMMPPNFSNALQFSKENWNHFYLTLENQTFLKQDRFPVYNATVPIYINGEEVVKTVDFSTPPNGYSLWNIQTGINISKNLSAGLIVNNLFDVSYRDYLNRMRFFADEAGRNFILNFRYRF; from the coding sequence ATGAAATTGATATATAGCTTAATGCTTATCCTTTGCGGATTTGTATTTACCAATGCACAACGGACTTACACCGTAGAAGGGATCGTTCAGGATTTTCACGATAAAACCATGCTGGAAAATGCAGTTGTAAAAATTGGAGAATTTTCTTCAAAAACGGGTAAAGACGGTAAATTTTCATTCAATAAAATTCCCGCTGGGAAATATATACTCATTGCTAAACATCCTGATTGTAATGATTATACTGAAAATGTAGGAGTTACACAGGATTTGCATTTGACGATCACCCTTGAGCATCACATTCAGGATATTGAAACGGTAACGATTCATGGAAGCCACAAAAGCAATGGTTCTTTGGTAATCAAAACGCTTGATAAGTCTGAAATTGAGAGGAATTCTACCGATAACCTTGGTAATTTATTATCAAAGATTTCAGGAGTTTCTACTTTAAAAACAGGAAATAATATTTCAAAACCCATTATTCATGGGCTTTACGGAAGCAGAATTGCTATTTTAAATAATGGCGTAAAGCTTGCCGAACAGGAGTGGGGAGTAGAACATGCTCCCAATGTTGATATTAATAATTTTCAACATATTGATGTTATCAAAGGAGCGTCTGCTTTGAAGTATGGAAGCGATGCGATTGGCGGAGTTGTCGTAATGGAATCCGAAATTTTTCCTAAAAAAGATACCATTAAAGGATCTGTGAATCTTTCGGGAATTTCTAATGGAAGAGGCTTAGGAGTGGATGTCGACATTGCGAAAGTCTGGAAAAACGGGTGGGCTGTAAAATCCGGTGGAAGCATCAAAAAATTGGGCGATCAGCACGCTCCCGATTATAATCTGATGAATACGGGAATGGATTTCTCATCCTTTAATTTTACGGTTCAGAATAATACTTACGAAAGAGGAATTTCTTTTGATTATTATTTAACGAACCAGAATATTGGGATTTATAGAGGTTCTCACGTTGGAAACAATGAAGATTTTTATAATGCAATCACATCAAGTATTCCAGTATATACGGGAAATTTCAGTTATGATATTAATAATCCAAGACAGGTTATTGAGCATCATATCGCCAAAGTTTCTGCATTCAAAAGGTTTGAAAATATTGGAAAGCTTTCTGCAACATACAGCTATCAGTACAATCACAGACAGGAATATGACATCAGAAGAGGTGATCTGGCTGATACTCCATCGTTGGATTTAGAATTAATGACTCACCAGTTTAACATTAATGATTTATTGGAAAGAGGAAAATGGTCTTTAGAAACAGGAATTGATGCGAGTTTTCAAAATAATTATTCAGATCCGGCAACGAAGGCAAGACGTCTGATTCCGAATTATGATAAATATTCAGCAGGAATTTATTCTGTTTTTAAATATAAAATTTCGCATAATTTCAACGTAGAAGCAGGCGCAAGATATGATTTTAACCGATATGACGTGACCAAATGGTACGATAAAAACGATTGGGAAAGATTGTATGCAGATGCTTATCCTCAGTTTTATGTAAGAGATAAGGAAAACAGAACTTTGACGCGTCCAAAATTGAACTATGGAAATATTTCATTCAATGCGGGATTGGAATATCGTCCGAATGCTAATTTTGATATTAAATTTAATTATGCAAAAGTAGGAAGAACCCCGAATATTGCGGAATTATTTTCAGACGGCCTGCACCATTCTGCGGCGGTAATTGAAATCGGAGACCTTGGCTTGAAAAATGAACAGGGGCATCAGTTTAATTTAACTGTCGATACAAAATTCAATGTATTGAAAGGATTGAATATCTCCGTGAATCCATACTTTTTTATGACTAAAAATTTCATCAACGAGGTTCCTACAGGAGTTCAGAATACGATCAGGGGCGTTTTTCCCGTTTGGTCGTATCAGCAGATTGATGCGAAAATGTATGGGGTAGATTTGGATGTCAACTGGAAACTTACAGACGATCTTACGTATGTAGGAAGGGGAAGTTATGTTTACGGACAGGATGATACCCACAACGTTCCGTTGATATTAATGATGCCTCCGAATTTTTCCAACGCATTGCAGTTCAGTAAAGAAAACTGGAATCATTTCTATCTTACGCTAGAAAATCAAACGTTTTTGAAACAAGACAGATTTCCTGTTTATAATGCTACCGTCCCAATTTATATAAATGGGGAAGAGGTGGTAAAAACAGTGGATTTTAGTACCCCGCCAAACGGCTATTCTCTATGGAATATCCAAACGGGAATCAACATCAGCAAAAATCTTTCTGCAGGGCTTATCGTGAATAATCTTTTTGACGTTTCGTACAGAGATTATCTTAATCGTATGAGATTTTTCGCAGATGAGGCAGGAAGAAATTTTATTTTAAACTTTAGATACAGATTCTAA
- a CDS encoding ABC-F family ATP-binding cassette domain-containing protein — protein MLSVQGLGLHHSGNYLFQNVSFTIKKDDKIGLVGKNGAGKSTLLKMLSGEINFYEGNVVPEGNITIGFLKQDLDFVKGRTVWDETMQAFEQINAWKNELEEVNHQLAVRTDYESDSYTDLINKMTELNDLLMNHDAYNLEGDIEKVLFGLGFRADDFQKITDEFSGGWRMRIELAKLLLQKNDIMLLDEPTNHLDMESIIWLENFLKDYPGAIVLVSHDKQFMTAVCNRTFDINNRKVDDYKANYTKYLELRKDRKEKLIQAKKNQDAEIKHTEELINKFRASASKASFAQSLIKKLEKVERIEVENEDVSKFNIRFVQSVVPGKVIFEAENLGKAYGQKQIFDNVDFIVQRGDRIALLGQNGQGKTTLAKILAGDIQDYSGSWNLGHNVNIGYFAQNQEEVLTPNKTVLEEAEDAATEETRPRVRDLLGSFLFQGEAVTKKTKVLSGGERNRLALCKLLLRPFNTLIMDEPTNHLDIQSKEIIKLALQKFEGTLIVISHDREFLQGLCDKIYEFRDGKMKEFLGDINEYLEYRQKETIREISAEKAKLHSDEPKVEVKAKIEEKPAANNNQSNVILSKEQKNIQNKIKKVEEKISELENKIEEFESSFTKENPSDETLDIYNKTKEELELALQEWEYLGSQLG, from the coding sequence ATGCTTTCGGTTCAAGGTTTAGGGTTACATCATTCAGGAAATTATCTTTTTCAAAACGTGAGTTTCACGATAAAAAAGGATGATAAAATTGGTTTGGTAGGTAAAAATGGTGCGGGGAAATCCACTTTATTAAAAATGCTTTCGGGAGAAATTAATTTCTACGAAGGAAACGTGGTTCCGGAAGGAAATATCACAATTGGTTTCCTGAAGCAGGATCTTGATTTTGTGAAGGGAAGAACGGTTTGGGATGAAACCATGCAGGCTTTTGAACAGATCAATGCCTGGAAAAATGAACTTGAGGAAGTAAATCATCAGTTGGCTGTAAGAACCGACTACGAAAGCGATTCTTACACTGATTTGATTAATAAAATGACCGAGCTGAATGATCTCTTAATGAACCACGATGCTTACAATCTGGAAGGCGACATAGAAAAAGTGTTGTTCGGTTTAGGGTTCAGAGCTGATGATTTCCAGAAAATCACCGATGAGTTTTCAGGAGGCTGGAGAATGAGAATCGAGCTGGCAAAGCTGCTTCTTCAGAAAAACGACATCATGCTTCTCGATGAGCCTACCAATCACCTGGACATGGAATCTATCATCTGGCTGGAAAATTTCCTTAAAGATTACCCGGGAGCCATCGTTTTGGTAAGTCACGACAAACAGTTCATGACCGCAGTCTGCAACCGTACGTTTGATATCAATAATAGAAAAGTAGACGATTATAAAGCCAATTATACCAAATATCTCGAATTAAGAAAAGACAGGAAAGAAAAGCTGATTCAGGCAAAAAAGAACCAGGATGCCGAGATAAAACATACTGAAGAGCTGATCAATAAATTCCGTGCAAGTGCTTCCAAAGCGTCTTTTGCACAGTCATTAATCAAAAAGCTTGAAAAAGTAGAGCGTATTGAGGTTGAAAATGAAGATGTTTCTAAATTTAATATCCGTTTCGTGCAGTCTGTTGTTCCCGGAAAAGTAATTTTCGAGGCTGAGAACTTAGGTAAAGCTTATGGGCAGAAACAGATCTTCGATAATGTAGATTTCATTGTTCAGAGAGGTGACAGAATTGCGCTTCTTGGGCAAAACGGACAGGGAAAAACAACGCTGGCTAAAATTCTTGCTGGAGATATTCAGGATTATTCAGGTTCGTGGAATCTTGGGCACAACGTAAACATCGGATATTTTGCACAAAATCAGGAAGAAGTTTTAACACCAAATAAAACGGTTCTGGAAGAAGCGGAAGATGCCGCAACCGAAGAAACGAGACCAAGAGTAAGAGATTTATTAGGATCTTTCCTTTTCCAGGGTGAAGCAGTTACGAAAAAGACAAAAGTGCTTTCCGGGGGAGAAAGAAACCGTCTGGCGCTTTGTAAATTGTTGCTGCGTCCGTTCAACACGTTGATCATGGACGAACCTACCAACCACTTGGATATCCAGTCTAAAGAAATTATCAAGCTGGCTCTTCAGAAATTTGAAGGGACATTAATTGTAATCTCTCACGACAGGGAGTTCCTTCAGGGTCTTTGTGATAAAATCTATGAGTTCCGTGACGGGAAAATGAAAGAATTCTTGGGTGATATCAATGAATATCTGGAATACAGACAAAAGGAAACCATCAGAGAAATTTCAGCTGAGAAAGCGAAACTTCACAGCGATGAGCCGAAAGTTGAGGTTAAGGCTAAGATTGAGGAAAAACCGGCAGCCAACAATAACCAATCTAATGTTATTCTAAGTAAGGAGCAAAAAAACATTCAGAATAAAATCAAAAAAGTAGAAGAAAAAATTTCCGAGCTTGAAAATAAGATTGAGGAATTTGAATCATCTTTTACCAAAGAAAATCCTTCTGATGAGACTTTAGATATCTATAATAAAACTAAGGAAGAATTAGAGCTTGCTTTGCAGGAATGGGAATATCTGGGTTCTCAATTGGGCTAA
- a CDS encoding T6SS phospholipase effector Tle1-like catalytic domain-containing protein, which translates to MKNNIISVGVFFDGTGNNGMNATSPKKPQKNNESYYSNTTNIFKLFELFNGDEKIYIEGIGTVTGAEDSDFAMATCQNPAGYSGYSSDDKLEKAFSFIKSKMYDQTKEYHFYIYGFSRGSMLARNFCYEILKPDSAWGAVKVKFLGVFDTVESAPFNDYNVTVLPATERALHICAVNECRYFFPLTGIFDDSKEMEDTKSETETSVWKEIFVPGAHADVGGGYLEGSQSVYVSPNFMRNDHLNSYMENAKTSAKDAEGNKIWNYLLQNYKLDQGDVFSQAYVARDWVYSELSKVYGKLMLMETNAQKPIFKTSFSESDFKIEGDAHPYVAELSKALEKYCKNLSPEQKPNYNYQKLADYTHISANFGLYHPAILRNSKSDANAEFINNGLNVPSNSDDQFSVNQSKLKSEIHHVENSVVDYAYGTNIPNNDNWNRTILVKENFYNKC; encoded by the coding sequence ATGAAAAACAATATAATCTCTGTCGGAGTTTTTTTCGACGGAACAGGAAATAACGGGATGAACGCCACATCCCCCAAAAAGCCTCAGAAAAACAATGAAAGTTATTATAGCAATACCACAAACATTTTTAAGCTGTTTGAGTTATTTAATGGTGATGAAAAAATTTATATCGAAGGAATAGGAACGGTAACAGGAGCGGAAGACAGCGATTTTGCAATGGCAACCTGCCAGAATCCTGCCGGATATAGCGGATATTCTTCTGATGACAAATTGGAAAAGGCTTTTTCTTTTATTAAAAGTAAAATGTATGACCAGACAAAAGAATATCATTTCTACATTTATGGTTTCAGCAGGGGCTCCATGTTGGCAAGAAATTTCTGTTACGAAATATTGAAGCCGGACTCGGCTTGGGGAGCGGTCAAAGTTAAGTTTTTGGGAGTTTTTGATACAGTGGAATCTGCACCTTTCAATGACTACAATGTGACGGTTTTGCCTGCAACGGAGAGAGCGCTTCATATTTGTGCAGTGAATGAATGCAGATATTTTTTTCCTCTTACAGGTATTTTTGATGACTCTAAAGAAATGGAAGACACAAAATCTGAAACCGAAACCTCCGTCTGGAAAGAAATTTTCGTTCCCGGAGCGCATGCAGATGTAGGAGGTGGATATTTGGAAGGATCGCAATCAGTCTATGTTTCCCCGAATTTTATGAGGAATGATCATCTTAATTCTTATATGGAAAATGCAAAAACGTCAGCCAAAGATGCTGAAGGAAATAAAATCTGGAATTACCTTTTGCAAAATTATAAATTAGATCAGGGTGATGTCTTTTCGCAGGCTTATGTGGCGAGAGATTGGGTGTACAGCGAGCTTTCGAAAGTGTATGGAAAGTTAATGTTGATGGAAACCAATGCCCAAAAACCTATTTTTAAAACCAGTTTTAGTGAATCTGATTTTAAAATCGAAGGAGATGCACATCCGTATGTGGCTGAGCTCTCAAAAGCGTTGGAAAAATATTGCAAAAACCTTTCTCCGGAACAAAAGCCGAATTATAATTATCAGAAATTGGCGGATTACACTCATATTTCAGCAAATTTTGGCTTGTATCATCCTGCCATCCTGCGAAATTCAAAGTCAGATGCCAATGCAGAATTTATTAATAACGGACTGAACGTGCCCAGCAATTCAGATGATCAGTTCAGTGTTAATCAGTCAAAATTAAAATCAGAAATACATCACGTAGAAAATTCTGTGGTGGATTATGCATACGGAACAAACATTCCGAATAACGACAATTGGAACCGTACAATATTAGTTAAAGAGAATTTTTATAATAAATGTTAG
- a CDS encoding response regulator transcription factor translates to MNFQIKIALIDDEQLILEGVKMLLSSEQNISVVSTSNNGPGFLETLEKTSGEDFPDIALVDVQMQPMNGFELVEILKEKYPDLKIIILSSHYKTTILGYMVKLGVSAFLPKNSNREAFIEAITMVYKNGIFFTPEDHQMIFSYMNSPTKKRTLFEMDDELSDREKDVVKLICQEFTNNEIAEKLFISPRTVESHRQRIAEKIGAKNTVGIVIYAIINNIHPLERI, encoded by the coding sequence ATGAATTTCCAAATCAAAATAGCATTAATTGATGATGAACAGCTGATCCTTGAAGGAGTGAAAATGTTATTGTCCTCCGAACAGAATATTTCAGTCGTCTCAACATCAAACAACGGACCCGGCTTTTTGGAAACCTTAGAGAAGACTTCAGGAGAAGATTTTCCGGATATTGCTTTGGTAGACGTTCAGATGCAGCCAATGAACGGTTTTGAGCTTGTAGAGATACTCAAGGAAAAGTATCCCGATCTTAAGATTATCATCCTTTCTTCGCACTACAAAACTACAATTTTAGGGTATATGGTGAAGCTGGGAGTTTCTGCATTTTTGCCTAAAAATTCAAATAGAGAGGCTTTTATAGAGGCGATTACGATGGTTTATAAAAACGGAATTTTCTTCACGCCGGAAGATCACCAGATGATTTTTTCCTACATGAACAGTCCCACGAAAAAAAGAACCCTTTTCGAAATGGACGATGAACTTTCCGATCGTGAAAAAGATGTTGTAAAGCTTATTTGCCAGGAATTTACCAACAACGAAATCGCTGAAAAGCTTTTCATTAGCCCAAGAACGGTAGAAAGCCACAGGCAACGGATTGCTGAGAAAATTGGTGCTAAAAACACCGTTGGAATTGTGATTTATGCCATTATCAACAATATTCATCCCTTAGAAAGAATTTGA
- a CDS encoding sensor histidine kinase, which translates to MLIPLFINYLYLFKIKEITLNISFFITLIVVLVIIVSFILLAYRSFILRIVKEKNAQHEAEVLHQKRLVLENIKAQESERKRIAVMIHDDIGNRLNILSLWLNNLDTKGDDIIKKNISTQMGSLIDSARSISHSLYPVNLESVGLVLYIEELIANLSGRVNISLNVSPKFQKKDIFIEVQLYRIIQEFTTNVLKHSEASRVWIYIKDNKTNLAVVISDNGESFEYEEVKKGMGIKNIESRIKSMNAAHKWKNVLNKGSRLIIKIPYNNEFPNQNSIN; encoded by the coding sequence GTGCTCATTCCTTTATTTATCAATTATTTATACCTTTTTAAAATTAAAGAAATAACCTTAAATATCAGCTTTTTCATTACACTGATTGTCGTTTTGGTAATCATTGTATCCTTTATTCTGCTTGCCTACAGAAGTTTTATTTTAAGAATTGTTAAAGAAAAAAACGCACAGCACGAAGCGGAAGTTTTACATCAGAAAAGGCTTGTTTTAGAAAATATTAAAGCCCAGGAATCGGAAAGGAAAAGAATTGCCGTAATGATCCATGATGACATCGGAAACCGGCTGAATATCCTTTCATTATGGCTGAATAATCTGGACACGAAAGGCGACGATATTATTAAGAAAAATATCTCAACGCAGATGGGTTCATTGATAGATTCTGCAAGAAGTATCTCACATTCATTATATCCTGTCAATCTGGAATCTGTGGGTTTGGTGTTGTACATCGAAGAGCTGATCGCCAATCTGTCAGGAAGAGTCAATATTTCATTGAATGTAAGCCCGAAATTTCAGAAAAAAGATATTTTCATTGAAGTTCAGTTGTACAGGATCATTCAGGAATTTACCACCAATGTTCTCAAGCATTCGGAAGCATCAAGAGTCTGGATTTATATTAAAGATAACAAGACAAACCTTGCTGTTGTAATCTCGGATAACGGAGAAAGTTTTGAATATGAAGAAGTAAAAAAAGGAATGGGTATCAAAAATATCGAGTCCAGAATAAAATCAATGAACGCGGCGCACAAATGGAAAAATGTATTGAATAAAGGCAGCCGTTTAATTATTAAAATTCCATATAACAATGAATTTCCAAATCAAAATAGCATTAATTGA